ggtcaagcagccgcatatgtacacatcaccacctaagctctccactcagggctgggtgaacttttctttctctttacctgcaccacatgtgcaacgacccgaattttctaatcaggcttagggccttgattagtgtgccgggagggcaataagtggtttaatatgcttatatgtgaatttatgtgtatatatgattatgatgcatgtgttaattgagttaaatgtgcatgtgggccccatctggatattaggggcataagtgtgataaatgttgtgtatgtgtgatatgtttgtacagcacgatccgagacagtcctggggagcggttagccagagagtcacagcggggttgagatttggactcggggagagtcgaggggtaatttgggtattagatgagttatgggatcatcgggacatagaaataaatatttggagatatatttgaggatagaatgtctaggcgggaatatttgggaaatttaccattttgccctcggggacgttttggtacctcgagccttgaggtaaccatatatacttaagttgaataaaacaaaatagaggaatAGCTTAGAAACTTAAGAAACCGACATTAGCCTATACCTCCCAATTGAAGTTAGCttctatctctttctctccttcattctctaaggctTTCAAAGGGAATTCTTGGTGCAAGCTAGCTTAAGAAAGGGATTCAGCTGTGATAACTTAGGAGCTTAAGGCTTGaggattaaggttcaacttcagaggtttaattcagcaagaggtaagctttttcatggaagttatgtttaagtttcagctgtgtttccaagctttgcatgtgggtagaatctaagctgtttttgggtattctagttgaatttttggagcagatttctgttgggttttagtgttgatattgagctggaatgatggtgttattatctaggattgttagcttggttttggtgagaattggcttgaggaaaggtttgGAAAAtggtgtaaaaatctgggttcgatgtggagcgtcgcggccctaggaggggtgcgcagCGTGCgcacgcggccatgggaggccaagagattcatgcgcgccgcggctcgtgtgggggtcagtgaggtgctagcctctgtttcgaggctagccgtggctcttgagggtggggccgcgacccttagtgccagtttgagtttttagggtattttaggcttgggaactcaaggggtaaagctcgggatggattttatcacccggattgatagaattcaaggtcccgggggTTGGGGTTATGACTCAAAGATATTTATTGGTTtataatttgatggatggacgttggtaatgggttgtgactaggttttcggcgaggctcacgttagaggattgtgctcggggcatcggtgctcagaaagctcggaactcaggtaagaaaacccttgtttccatagagattgtgtgcagggctgagcccaatgtgttgaatggaaatgatatgcagggccgagcacAATATGCTAGAACTGCAGAGcgtagctctttatctgtttatgcttgaattctgtacttgttgttatatcatgtatgatattatgtgagtgatcggcaagagccgggaacgatgtagaccgagaacggcgagggtagaccgagaacggcgaggggccgggaacgacgtcaGGCACGTTAAGTGCAAGGctgagaacgacaaggggccaggagcagggttgagcacgtggggtgcgagttgccagggcgagtccctaaaaggatacctgggatatcctcacggtatggtccgcgaacccagggcttggtaaacgcctgggacggctaggccgtatgtgtttagccattggtggcctgcatttatgcttgacttatgtgttgcatatgttatttgcttgtgggttttattgctgggcttcggctcacagatgctctgtggtgcaggtaagggtaaagagaagatcaaccaaccatgagtacagcaggcgtgaggcggcgtgtacatgttcggccagcctggctgccacgggcagtggttttgagagatgcttgtaaatgaacttgaattttttcgtttggctgacttagtacagttttcatgttgtaaatatttctaaactgtattttgggatcctaggtgtcaaacttttatgatttactatGAAAGATTACTAATTCTaatgtttttcctctgtttacggcttaattacactgtttaacctaaaacctcgattagcgagttgaaagcacattttaaaactcagttagtaatggctctaaggcagtagggcgttacaacatagcacccatgagtcaaaacctagcaagaaaacatagtattgaatataaacattatcaaatgattatcattataatcacacagagcttatagctcttaagcagatgagtgaatatcactttgaggttctagaaaactatactgggtgactgacaagtaagtcactaatttaaacagaagagtggctgctaggtaagccactagccttaaacaaatgagagactgataggtaagcctctaacttaacagatgagtgactgatgggtaagtcacacaagcgcttataatattcatcgaacttgaggtcggtctggcattaatgctctttgagtcatccaatgcagatatcgattagatctaatctttattggcttgcgttgaacacgctaaggccgtcctgactagtgagtcagcactttgtgaccaatgcccagtaccactgccgaacctgactaatgagacacagcttcatagttgatactgacacctatgccaattctgactaatgagttagtaccatgcacaagtgagcaagatttgctaagcattcaataatcaatccatgtccacatttacacaatcaacatgcctcaagaataatcatgcatgtcacatatggggtgcagttttcttacctcaaattcgagctagaatgaatagaagaacaacccttgagaacggtcaagCTTTTAGTCCttcagcggtcacctaatcataacacattataggataccattaataaaatgataataaagggttcccaaaccaatatctagcctccgggacatcaatccccactaatccgagtagtaagagtgatcccgaggcctaaaaccatgttcccggggccaaaacactcaaacgggctcaaccctgctcaagggctgcggccctggcatcaagagccgcggcccccagccacctctgaaacaagggccgcggcgcccagcaggcacaacttccccacctgcttcttcaagcaagggccgcggctctccatgaacagggccgcggcgcccaacccagtaCACGCCCAAACTCGtcctccaacatcccaaagcctccaaaatcatgcctaaacattaccaaatcataaaatcaaagttcccaaacttcccaatgctccaaaaccatcaaaacccaaggttcaatcgagccaaaaactcaacaattcacaaagtccaattcaaagcttagaaactctaaaaactcaaaaccttaaacttagattaccttcaattaggttgtttctcatcaaatccttcggtcaagaagcttctaatctttcctaggatcactatgcctcaatcctcgcctGATTCTgattcctagaactcaagatatcttcgaaaatgcttcgaacggtgaaaatgagctaacggggaagaacgagaggttttctaacgtacgttctatttgacgagctacttcaagcttaagtaacctcaaataaaacctagtgctcggggttccaaaaacacccccggggacattatagtcaaaacttccagaattccaccccgatctcaataactctcaattaatcatcaaataacattcctattacccaataattgaccccgttatgaaaaaatcgctaatccattatataggaccgtctcatgccgaatagctcgaatatatctccataataatggaatctcattcacaaatcacaatatgcacccaaatacacaattatacccttaagtggccaaattaccaaaatatcataatattcaaatgtggacccacatgcatgcatataacatcatattataatataattcatataaacatgcatattatcatttaatggcataattaaacagtaaatgccctctcggcctactaatcctgccattatACCACATCGGaggatttggggcattacagtacaAATGAAGTCCCTCATAattgggatattttgttattctcactatacttaattaataataatattcaaaatacaacaatacactacttcttcaggataatctgagagattcccgcgtaggcaCGATTGATTCTTGGTGAAACTGTTACTGAGATCTTTTGCGTAGCACTGTTCtatttagtcggtccacatcacaccagaaggaaaactgaagggccaaaacacttcactggtcgaccacatcctcactggtcggccaagacaagtgactggtcggccaaacacatgtccgatcggccaaacacttgactggtcggacaagaaCCTAACCAGTCGGAAAAGCACCTGACTGgccggacaagcacctgactggccggtcaagcacatgactggtcggtcatgacacttgattgGTCAGTCAAAAATATTCACCGGTCTATCgaatcactcctaagccagatcacccaaccattctttgccatttgtcacttctattgccacgtcatcgttttcaaatttttggggataacaaccgtcatttcccgtctatctcatgaatcataattaacacccttcaattcctgttattcccaatattctcaaatgctaataaatcatatcccattaccctttagttCCCGGcaatgtactaatcctcaaataaccccgagacttaccccgagccccgaaattaaccccgttatgaccaaaccgataacttgcgttcaaagatcttctcatgtcgaatggcttgaaaaaatccacattataatgtggccttattcaCAATTCACCAACATGCTTGAAAGTATACAaatgtgccctcaacgggccaaattaccaaaatgcccttataatgaaaaatggacccatatgcatgcatttatcatcatattataatataattcacataatcatgcatataatcatttaatggcgtaataaatcaattatgaccctcccagcctcctaatcaaagtcctaaaccttattaggaaatttgggtcattacagctatattttaacggctatattttaacgacTATATTTTAATGGCTACATTTTAACGACTATATTTTAACGACTACATATATATGTCACCATGTCTATAAATACCAAATTTCAATCTTCCTTTTACTCAACTCTCCATTCAATCCTTCATTTTACTCTTTCATTCATCTTTCATTCCCAAATATCATATACTCTAAGTTCAACAATGGATTCGCTAAATTCTCCGAATCCATATGAAAATATGAGTCTAGAGGATATCATATTTGTAGAGTGTACTGACGATCATGATGATCAATATTTCAAAGCGCTCATGGATGGGGGTAGCTCAACAAGACAAGGAAAAAAAAGAGCCCACATTGATAAGGGTTATGTAGGAGGACACCAATGTTTGTTCGATGACTACTTTTATGTTGAACCGGTGTATACATAATATCAATTTCGAAGAAGATTTAGAATGCGTAGACACGTATTCCTATGCATAGTGCAAGCTCTAAAAAATCATTCGAAGTATTTCCATATGAGGTTTGATGCAGTCGGTAGAAGGGGGCTTTCGCCATTACAGAAGTGCATTGCTGCTATGTGAATGTTGGCATATGGAGCACCTGTCGattatgttgatgagtatgttcgaATTGGTGAAACCACCACTATTGAATGTCTAGTCAATTTCGTTCGGGGAGTGAATGATATTTTTGGGACTGAATATTTAAGACGGCCCAATGCTGGGGACATCCGTTGCTTACTTCAATTGGGGGAGGTGCGTGGTTTTCCAGGCATGTTGGGAAGCATTGATTGTATGCACTGGGAATGAAAAAATTGCCCAGTTGCATGGAAAGGCCAATTCACACGAGGTGATCACGACAAACCAACAATCATGCTCGAAGCAATTGCGTCACAAGATTTTTGGATATAGCATGCATTTTTTGGTGTTCCAGGATCCAATAATGATCTCAACATGTTGAATCAATCCCCAATATTCACTGATATCTTACAAGGGCAAGATCCAAGAGTTGAGTTTACGATAAATGACACACATTACAACAAGGGGTACTATCTAGCAGATGTATCTATCCAGAGTGGGGTACATTTGTTAAAACTATCCCACTGCCTCaaggagagaaaataaaattatttgcCCAATGCCAAGAAGCGGTACGCAAAGATGTTGAGAGAGCATCCAGAGTACTTCAATCTCGTTTTGCTATTGTACGAGGACCATCACGTTTTTGGCAAATAGATGTTCTCAAAGATATTATGTATGTATGCATGATATTGTACAACATTATTGTCGAGGATGAAAGAGATGCATATGAGAGTTTGTTTAGAGTACTTCaagcacttttttttttatataaaaatttaatatcTCTTTTAAGAATGTCCATAAATGCTTATTATTAAAATAAGTCATTCTTGATGAAATTGATTAGAATAATTTCACCCTATATTTTCATTATAAATTATAATCAAATCACATTgcaaaataaaaatacaacaacaaaaaaaaatatgtttcatCATTACTTTATAGTGAAGACTTGTACTTGTTtagtaattttaatttatattttctaaGACTTTAGTTTTATTACTATTTACTAGATTGAACTTGTTAAAAGTAAGATCTTTTGAACAAATTAAAGCACTTTCAAATTATGAAATCTATGTATAATAATGGTATGATTTAGTTACTATTTACTATCACGTGCTTGGTGTAGTGGTGACCCCATAGCTTTGTAACTATGAGATCCAGTTCAATCCAAATCTAAAGcaaaaattgtacatatttacatATGTATAAATTTATAACTGCAAATGGTGGTGTTGCTAGTGACGGATAATTTTAGGAATCATTAACATGTTAAACATTGCTATTTGTACTGTGATTGACTCACAAATTGAATAAGAATTCTTTAATAACAAAACTCTCTATTCCACTTTCCACTCTCTTCTGcccaaaattaaaaattatgatttcgAAAATTCTATACAATCTTTAATAAGATCAACAAAAtattttgcctttttttttttcgaTTTGTACTTGCACATtaatttttaaacttttattattgGAAAGCAACTGCTGCTGACTTAAAGTAAGTGGTGACATGCATGCACCCGGATTTTAGTACCCAATGCCAATGGCGTCACCAAACAAAATCAGAATTATTACAAAATTATCAAACACCTTTGGTTTTGGCCATGGCGGAACAACCAGCCTACACCTACTACGTCTGCGCCCTTCTAATCTCATTGCTATTTCTCTCCCCAGCAACACCAAACGAAGACCAAACATCATTATCACCTTCGGCAGCCATAGCCAGGTTCCAACAATATCTTCGAATCAACACAGCTCATCCTAACCCCAACTACTACGAAGCAGCTGATTTCATCATCTCCCAAGCCAAATCGCTCTCTCTCGAGTCGCAGACTCTGGAATTCGTTAAAGGGAAGCCCCTgatcctcctcaaatggcccggcTCCGACCCGAATCTTCCCTCCGTTCTCCTCAATTCCCATACCGACGTGGTCCCCGTCGAGCACGACAAGTGGGTCCACCCACCCTTTGGTGCCGAGATTGATTTGGAGGGTAATATACATGCCAGAGGGTCTCAGGACACCAAGTGCGTCGGGATGCAGTACCTTGAGGCTATTCGTCGATTGAGGGCTTCTAGGTTCGAGCCAGTGCGTTCCATCTATTTGTCTTTTGTCCCAGAAGAAGAGACCGGTGGTTATGATGGTGCCCAGAAATTCGCCGAGTCTAAAACTTTTATGGAAATGAATGTGGGCATAATGCTTGATGAAGGTAAGTGTGTGTGTCTTTTGATTGAGATCACTGGAACTGACGACTTGGACAATGGTTTTTTGACTTCGTTTTTGGTTTTTGGAAATAGGGCTTACTTCGCCAGATGAGAACTACAAGGTGTTTTACGCGGAAAGGAGTCCGTGGTGGCTGGTGATAAAGGCCACTGGGGCACCAGGACATGGTGCAAAGCTTTATGATAACACTGCCATGGAGAATCTGATGAAAAGTGTTGAAAGCATTAGGCGGTTTCGGGCTTCGCAGTTTGATATGTTGAAGGCTGGTTTGATGCCTGATAGCGATGTCATTTCGGTTAACATGGTCTTCCTCAAAGCTGGGACCCCATCTCCAACTGTGAGTTTGACTCATTCTTTAGCTCTTGATTAACAACTAAATATGAGTTTGTATCACAGTAACGTTTGAATATTGGATTAAATAGTGTTCCCTCGTTTCATATATAACTATTATGATCGATTACCAGTGTATAAAACTTTGTGGATGCAAGAAATTTTCTATTGTGGCATGCGTTTTGGTACAACAGTTGATATAAACCTGGTTTGACAAACAACCAATTTTCACGCTCTTGAATAAGTTGTCAATGTCATTACATTCATTGATGAAAATGATGATCCTGAAGTATTTAAAAGCTTTTTTTTTGCAGGGTTTCGTCATGAATTTGCAACCATCTGAAGCAGAAGCAGGTTTCGATGTAAGGGTCCCGCCAAATGCTGATCCAGAGTCTTTGGAAAGAAGAATTGCTCAAGAATGGGCACCTGCTTCACGCAATATGACATTTGAGGTAGTAATTCCCTCGCTTGTTTCTTTGCTCTGAACCTTATTGGAATAAGGTATTATCTTGGTCGGGTAGAAAATTGCTTAACCAAATGCCATGCTTTCAGACTTTCTGCACTTCAAAGTTTCACCCTTTTGTTTGTCTTTTTGTATCATTGGCGGCAGTTCAAACAAAAGGTTCCTGTTCTTGATAAATTTGGAAAGCCAGTTCTCACTACAACTGACACTTCGAACCCCTGGTGGACTCTGTTAGAAGAAGCTATCAGGAAAGCCAATGGAAAGCTTGATAAGCCACAGATCAACATCGGGACAACAGATGCTCGCTACTTCCGGGTGCGTGG
The genomic region above belongs to Humulus lupulus chromosome 1, drHumLupu1.1, whole genome shotgun sequence and contains:
- the LOC133787035 gene encoding uncharacterized protein LOC133787035, which produces MHPDFSTQCQWRHQTKSELLQNYQTPLVLAMAEQPAYTYYVCALLISLLFLSPATPNEDQTSLSPSAAIARFQQYLRINTAHPNPNYYEAADFIISQAKSLSLESQTLEFVKGKPLILLKWPGSDPNLPSVLLNSHTDVVPVEHDKWVHPPFGAEIDLEGNIHARGSQDTKCVGMQYLEAIRRLRASRFEPVRSIYLSFVPEEETGGYDGAQKFAESKTFMEMNVGIMLDEGLTSPDENYKVFYAERSPWWLVIKATGAPGHGAKLYDNTAMENLMKSVESIRRFRASQFDMLKAGLMPDSDVISVNMVFLKAGTPSPTGFVMNLQPSEAEAGFDVRVPPNADPESLERRIAQEWAPASRNMTFEFKQKVPVLDKFGKPVLTTTDTSNPWWTLLEEAIRKANGKLDKPQINIGTTDARYFRVRGLPAIGFSPIANTPILIHDHNEFLNKAEYLKGISIYESIIEAYASYDEPERNESVKDEL